In candidate division KSB1 bacterium, the sequence TATTGTGCTCGGTGACTCGGGAGTCGTTCTGCGCGAGTCTGAAAACCCCATTCTGAGTACCATGATCGGGCACGACATTATCACCTCCGACGGGACAACCCTTCTGGGTGCCGACGACAAAGCAGGCATTGCCGAGATCATGGAGGCTCTTGCCTATTTGATCGCACATCCTGAAATCAAGCACGGGCCGATCAAGGTCGCTTTTACACCGGATGAAGAGATCGGCCGCGGCGTCGATCATTTCGACGTCAAGGCCTTCGGCGCTGTCGCCGCCTATACGATAGACGGCGAAACGGCGGGCGAAGTGGAGGACGAAACCTTTTGCGCGGATTCGGTTATCCTGACTCTTAAAGGCGTCAACGTGCACCCGGGTTATGCGAAAAATAAAATGGTCAATTCGATCAAAATCGCGGCGCAGATCGTCGACCGGCTGCCCAAACATACTCTCTCACCGGAAACCACCGAAAAAAGAGAAGGGTACATTCACCCGCACTCCATCTCCGGCAATGAGGAACAAACGACGGTCAAATTCCTCATTCGCGACTTTACCGAAGAGGGGCTTCATGAAAAAGAAGGATTTTTAAAAGAAATAGTGGAAAGTGTTTTGAGGGATTATTCCGGCGCCGCCCACGAATGGCAGGTTGTCGAGTCCTACCGCAACATGAAATACAAGCTGGACGAAACTCCATACGTGGTCGAATACGCTTTGGAAGCGGTGCGCAGAGCCGGATTGACTCCTGTCCGACACGCCATCCGCGGCGGCACCGATGGAGCCCGCCTCTGTTACATGGGCTTGCCTACTCCCAACCTGTTTGCCGGCGGCCATAACTTTCATTCCCGCAGCGAGTTCATTTCCGTTCAGGACATGAACAAGGCGGTGCAGGTGATCATTGAGCTGATTCGCCTGTGGGAGGAAAACAGCCGGTAGGTACGGCAGCTCGCGTTAAAGTCCGCAAACTCGCTTTTTCGAACCCAACGCCGGATTTGATCATCAGATTCGGCCGTCGGCATATACGTTTTTGTTCAGTAATTCGATTCTTGTTTTCCGATCAAATCGGTTCAACGGAGATGAAAAAACCAAGAATTCACTTTACGGTCTGGATCCTCATCGGTTTGCTGATCGGCGCCGCCGCCGGTAAAACGGCCGGTGCCGTTCTGCTGCCGGTTGCAGAGCCGGTTGCAGAAATATTCCTGCGCCTGCTGCGCATGACGGTCATGCCGCTCATCGTCACGTCGATTCTCTCCGGCGTCTCGGCCGTCGGCTCTTCCGCCGGCATCGTGCGGTTGGGAACCAAGACGTTGGGATACTTTGTCGGCACGACTCTGTTGGCCATTCTGACCGGCCAACTGTTGGTCAAGCTGTTCAAACCGGGAGTCGGTGCTTCATTGACCGGCCTGCAGCAGGCAGCGAGTGCGGTGCAGACGGCAGACCGCAGACTGATCGATCTGTTGTACCAGCTAATTCCCGAGAACATTTTTCAATCCTTGGCGTCAGGCCAAGTGCTGCCTGTCATTACCTTTTGCATTTTTGCCGGTGTCGTCATGCTCAATTTGGATGAACCTTATAAATCGGCGATTGCGACCCTTGTTGAAGCGGGCTATCGGGTGATGATGAAGATCGTCGGCGCCGTGATCCGCCTGGCCCCGATCGGCGTTGCTGCGATCACTGCCAAAATTACTGCCCTGACCGGGCTGGCCGTCTTTAAATCATTGGGTCTTTATTTTCTCACCGTGCTTGTAGGCCTCTTTTTTCACGGTTTGATCACTCTGCCGCTTCTGCTCGTTATTTTCGCCCGCATTCGGCCTTGGAAACACTATGCGGCGGTGGCGCCGGCATTGCTGACCGCGTTTTCCACGAGTTCTTCCATGGCCGCCCTGCCCCTAAACCTCGACTGCACCATCAACAAAAGCCGCGTTTCGCGCAAAATCGCCTCGTTCGTGCTGCCGATCGGTGCCACGATCAACATGAACGGAACGGCGCTGTATGAATGCGTTGCCGTGCTCTTTATTGCGCAGGTCTACGGGATTCCGTTGACTTGGCTGCAGGAGGCCATAGTGGTTTTGACCGCACTTTTAGCTGCCGTCGGATCTGCCGGCATTCCAATGGCCGGTTTGGTGATGATGTCGATTATCCTTCAGGCGGTCGGGCTGCCTTTGGAGGGGGTCGGTTTGGTTCTTGCCGTGGATCGTCTGCTCGATATGTTTCGAACGACAATCAATGTCTTAGGGGACAGCTGCGGTGCAGTGATTATTGCCCGTTCGGAAGGGGAAGCTTTGGAAAATCTGCGGTGATAATAAAAAAGCGGGAGAAGAAGCTTCTCCCGCTTACGTTACTTACCTCAGCAGCGTAATGCGCTTGACGGCGTGAAAATCTCCCGCCCGCATCTGCACGAAATAAACGCCGGAACCGACCGCACTGCCTTCCTGATCCAAGCCGTCCCAGGTGACGGTGTGGTATCCCGCCGGCATGCTTTGGTCGACGAGGCGCTTGATCAACCTTCCGGATAAATCATAGACGGCGAGCTCCACGGTTTCTGCGCGCGGCAGTTCATAGTCGATTCGTGTTTCGGGATTGAAGGGATTGGGATAGTTTTGCTTGAGACCGAAAGCCTGCGGCAAAGTGCGTTCGTCGCGCAAGCCGGTGCTGCAGAAGCAGGTCGCCTCGCTGAACTCTGTCCGGCCGTCGAGCGAGACGGATTGCAGTTTGTAATAATTGCTGCCGGCAAGCGGCTTTTCATCAATGAATGTGTAATGATTGCCCTGATTCGGCTGCGGGGCGGCAGCAGGGATAAGAGCGACGTTGATCGGCTCAAAACGACCGTCGATTGCTGAAGAACGGAGGACATTGAACCCCGCTAAATCGATCTCCGATTCGGTCTGCCATTCAAGGTAGACCTTCCCGCCTTTGGGCTGCGCCGTGAATAATTTCATGGACAAAGTGATCGGAACGTATTCGAACAGCGCATAATCGCTAAAGTGGTCGAGAACCACGGCGACGGTGTTGAAGGCCGGATTGGAGCTGCCGCCGACCAAGACCCACTGGTTGCCGGTCCAGCGAAAAACCTGGAGTTTGGACTCATCAAGGGAAACCACATCGCTGTCTTTGTAATAGAAATAGGTTGTGGTTTGAAAATTGCTTAAATCGGAGGTCTCCAAAGACCACACGCAGGGGACGTACTTATTGTTGAATGGATTCTGCGGCGCCGTATTGGTTTGGGTAACGCGCACCGTGCCCGTGTTGTCGAGAGAAGAAAACTGCATATGCACCTTTCGTCCGTCTGCCCACTCGTTGAAAATGTAAGTCACGCCGATGGCCGTGACCGCTTCCTCGTCCCAAACGAACGGGGCGCTCGGCAGAGACTGCAGCTGCACATTGGCATAGACGGCCGGAACCAGCCAGGCGTCGTTCCACAGGGCGTTGCGGATCGGACTCGGCCAGCTGCCGGTAAATTGGCCGCTGTTGCCGTCGAATGCATAAAAGTAGGCGCGGAATGCATTGCCCGGCGTAACGTTCAGTGCAGCGGTCGACAGATTGATTTTGGCTTCGTACTGAAGGTGACCGGAAGAAATCGATCGCCCGTAGGTCACGCCGGTAGCGGTCTTGTTGGTGCCCCAGGAGAGATCGAACGGCCACCATCCCTTCAGGCCGCGGAATTTCAGCGAGTCGTTGCTGCCGCTGCGCCAAATCCAATAATTGCCTTCCTCTGTAAAACCGGAGATGCCCCAGCGCTGATCGCGGTTGCGATCGAAATAAAAGCCGATTTGATCATCGCCTTCTAGAGATGTATTGGCGACATCGTCGACGGCCAGATAGAGATACTGATTGTCGTTGAAAAAGTAGAGGGTGCCGCTGCCCAAAGGAACCGACACGGCGTTGTTCCATTCGTCGGTTTCGATGACGCCGTCAATTTGCGGATTAATGAATTTCCAAGGTGAAGTTACAGCATTGCCTGCCGCCGGTGTTGCCGAGGCTGCGGCGGAATAGTCGCCCTCGGAACCGTTGTATACTGCCCTTATTTTGTAAAAATAGGTGAGGCCGTTGGTGACGGTTTCATCGCGATAATACTGCTTGGTCACGTTGGAAACCAGCAGTGAGTAAGGGCCTTCGGCTGAAGTCGCGCGATAGATGTTGTAGGAGCTGACGGCGTAGCCGGTAATTGACTGTCCGGCTGAGCCGGTGGAGCGGATTTTGCCTTCCTGCCTGCTTCTTCCCTCGACGGTTCCTTCGATCGGGAGGCTGCCGGTACGCACGATTTCAGCGGGTCTGAGACCTGACGCTCGGCTCAGCGGCGCTTGGCCGGGAGGAGCGTCCCACACTAAAGGCACGACGCCGTCATAGCCGC encodes:
- the pepT gene encoding peptidase T codes for the protein MQQFGDSCAERFLRYVRFDTQSNPNSTTFPSTEGQKEFARFLAEELKALGLDNVTIDPYFYVIAELPANTSKKVPAVGLIAHMDTSPDVSGKNVRPIVHRNYQGGDIVLGDSGVVLRESENPILSTMIGHDIITSDGTTLLGADDKAGIAEIMEALAYLIAHPEIKHGPIKVAFTPDEEIGRGVDHFDVKAFGAVAAYTIDGETAGEVEDETFCADSVILTLKGVNVHPGYAKNKMVNSIKIAAQIVDRLPKHTLSPETTEKREGYIHPHSISGNEEQTTVKFLIRDFTEEGLHEKEGFLKEIVESVLRDYSGAAHEWQVVESYRNMKYKLDETPYVVEYALEAVRRAGLTPVRHAIRGGTDGARLCYMGLPTPNLFAGGHNFHSRSEFISVQDMNKAVQVIIELIRLWEENSR
- a CDS encoding dicarboxylate/amino acid:cation symporter, with translation MKKPRIHFTVWILIGLLIGAAAGKTAGAVLLPVAEPVAEIFLRLLRMTVMPLIVTSILSGVSAVGSSAGIVRLGTKTLGYFVGTTLLAILTGQLLVKLFKPGVGASLTGLQQAASAVQTADRRLIDLLYQLIPENIFQSLASGQVLPVITFCIFAGVVMLNLDEPYKSAIATLVEAGYRVMMKIVGAVIRLAPIGVAAITAKITALTGLAVFKSLGLYFLTVLVGLFFHGLITLPLLLVIFARIRPWKHYAAVAPALLTAFSTSSSMAALPLNLDCTINKSRVSRKIASFVLPIGATINMNGTALYECVAVLFIAQVYGIPLTWLQEAIVVLTALLAAVGSAGIPMAGLVMMSIILQAVGLPLEGVGLVLAVDRLLDMFRTTINVLGDSCGAVIIARSEGEALENLR
- a CDS encoding T9SS type A sorting domain-containing protein, encoding MKTSRLFFAFLLWLEGALYAQNALIWNAGGKSTTSASAIAAALTGNGKTSKTVTSISSETLTNYNYVFVCLGVNPNTYVLNASTDATAITKLVSYLNGGGKVYMEGGDTWAWDPVTALQPKFNIFGGADGLGDLGTIRASFCGWQASAAYGASQNYIDRLVPGDGASVFFTNSSPTYACGIGYDNGTYRTLGVSFQFGGYGDATARASLMSKVLQFFDSGCSLPKPAPLAVQAFSGYDGVVPLVWDAPPGQAPLSRASGLRPAEIVRTGSLPIEGTVEGRSRQEGKIRSTGSAGQSITGYAVSSYNIYRATSAEGPYSLLVSNVTKQYYRDETVTNGLTYFYKIRAVYNGSEGDYSAAASATPAAGNAVTSPWKFINPQIDGVIETDEWNNAVSVPLGSGTLYFFNDNQYLYLAVDDVANTSLEGDDQIGFYFDRNRDQRWGISGFTEEGNYWIWRSGSNDSLKFRGLKGWWPFDLSWGTNKTATGVTYGRSISSGHLQYEAKINLSTAALNVTPGNAFRAYFYAFDGNSGQFTGSWPSPIRNALWNDAWLVPAVYANVQLQSLPSAPFVWDEEAVTAIGVTYIFNEWADGRKVHMQFSSLDNTGTVRVTQTNTAPQNPFNNKYVPCVWSLETSDLSNFQTTTYFYYKDSDVVSLDESKLQVFRWTGNQWVLVGGSSNPAFNTVAVVLDHFSDYALFEYVPITLSMKLFTAQPKGGKVYLEWQTESEIDLAGFNVLRSSAIDGRFEPINVALIPAAAPQPNQGNHYTFIDEKPLAGSNYYKLQSVSLDGRTEFSEATCFCSTGLRDERTLPQAFGLKQNYPNPFNPETRIDYELPRAETVELAVYDLSGRLIKRLVDQSMPAGYHTVTWDGLDQEGSAVGSGVYFVQMRAGDFHAVKRITLLR